A segment of the Meles meles chromosome 4, mMelMel3.1 paternal haplotype, whole genome shotgun sequence genome:
GTGACAAAAATACTCGCTCATTGTAATATGCATCAAAAGATAGTTAAGGAAAGACAAATTACTTAAGGTCTTACTACCTGACATGCCCCTAACCAGGTTCTCAATggcaaaaaccaaaatgtgatgccagttagaaagagaaagacaaagttggAAAGATTGGAAGCAGCATACATTGTCAATAAGGAGTGTTATTACCAGGGTCTTCGCTTCCCTTCATCTCCTCCTCTAGGTCTTCCTTCATATGATAAAGCTATCCAGTCATTCACTCAGATATTGCAGGGCTGGACCCTAATGCCAATTTGACCTTGgcttaaatgttatttcttttatgattCGATCTGAAGGATTCACTTACTATTGCaattaccttaattttttttttttgagggaagaaGGCTTATTATTTAACACCCTCTAccgtttttttgttgttgtttacttgtatatttatttgtttcttgtctCTCTTCTTCATTGTTGGCTCCTCAGGGCCTAGAAGTGTCTGACATTAGTAGTACTATTCTTGAATGGAAAAAGTGAATCAAAGAGCCTTTGGTGGTCCTGCCTACATAGGATCGTGAAAGTATCTTCCTTTAATGACCATTAGATACGTAGCCTAAGAAAGCAACTTGGTGAGGCACCTGTTTTGCATCCGCAcctcttcccccccacctccttaTATGGCTGCAGTTCTATGTCCCTGTGTTAATTAGAACCACTTGCCTCAGCCAATACCAATATCCTTCTTTTTGCCTGTTTGCCTCACGACTGAGGAGCCTGAAATATACATTTGATTGCCTTGGCTTCCGGTTCAATGAAATCATCAATGTGTCCTTTGGGGGGCATATTCTTCCCTTGGATATTAAAATTTTGAACTCTCAAGATCCAGTGTtcttagaataagaaaaaatactttagggggcgcctgggtggctcagttggttaaacgtctgctttcagcttgggtcaggatctcaaggtcctgggatcaggcccgatgtgggactctctgctcagcagggagtttccttctccctctgcctgccattctgcctgcttgtgcactccctctctctctcttaaataaataaatacatgaataaaatctttttttaaaaaataaagaaaaattttaaaaatttggataaCTATTTCTATTGTAGTAGCCTTAACTTTTTATTTGTAAGAGCTATTTATATTGTTAGGAGACCTACACTTTGTCAAATATGgagtaaaattttataatttattttttcccttgaaattaaattttttaaagattcatgaatgcttatttttattttttaagattttatttatttatttgagagggagaaagcacatgagcaggggcagagggaaaggaagagggagaagcagattcccatctgagcagggagcccaacatggggcttgatcccaggaccccgggatcatgacctgagctgaagacaggtgcttaattgactgagccacccaagtgcccctattttatttttaaagattttatttatttactgggggGGAAGAGAGATAGCACATGTAGAGGGGGgccaggggaagagagaaaggagacttcctgctgaacagggagcctggcatggggctcaatcccaggaccctgagatcatgacttgagccaaaagcaactgtttaaccaactgagccacccagatgctccttgaaattaattttaattgtaattttaaTATATGATAAATTATTCATTGTAATGCTTAATTTCTATTAAtaaaaaagttttacatttttaagtataattaggttcctccctttttaaaaatggttccttaattatttatttatttatttgacagacagagatcacaagtaggcagagaggcagacagagaggaggaagcaggctccctgctgagcagagagcccaatgcagggctcaatcccaggatgctgggatcatgacctgagctgaaggcagaggtttttttgttttgttttgttttaaagatttcatttatttatttgacagagagagatcataagtaggcagagaggcaggcagagagagtgagagggaagcaggctccccgccaagcagagagcccgatgtgggactcgatcccaggaccctgagatcatgacctgagctgaaggcagcggcttaaaccactgagccacccaggtgccccgaaggcagaggttttaacccactgagccacccaggtgcccctttaaatgGTTTCTGCTTTGGTATTATTCATAGGAATACTTGAACAATTTTATCATCATAGGAATTCTGTAAGGAACGTTAGTAATAACAGAAAAATTACTAATAATCACTACATCATTTATAATGTATCAGACACTCACATACCTTATTCTATTTAGTACAGGAAACCTCTGAAGTatttattatccccattctactggtcaggagactgaggctcaagAAGACACAGTAACTTGCCCATCGTCATGTGACTTACAAGTTTTGGAACTGAAAGTCATTTAGTCACGTACAAACTCTGGACTTTATCAGCAGATGAGTAGATCTGGGTCGCCATCCTGGCTCTGCTGTGTTCCCGGCTAGATGTGACACCTGTTCGTGTGGTTTCACCGCTCGGAGCCTTAATGTCACCTATACCTTTTGTTCCACTCTCATAGAGTTGTTGAGGGATTAACTGAGGGAAAAAAGATGTAATACGACTGGCACAAAGAGACAGCCAATGTAAGAAAGTCAGCCACCGTCCCTTAACCCCCTCTTTCCGTCCCCTTTCTTTGTGGAGGGTGGGGCAACGGGGATGGAGGAGAAAGGGTCAACCACGTGAGGTGCAGAGGTTGGAATCCCAAGCTTGGCTGACCTAAGGAAAGAATGGAGTGAGGCAAAGTGCCACATGGCTGAAAGATCCCACCCAGGGAGTGGCTCGGATGCTTCCAGCACAGACGTGTGTCCTTTCATGTGTGGGAGGTAGGGGTGGAGCTGGAGCAGGAAGATCTCACCACAGCTTAGAAGCCGCCACTCTTGCTTGTGAGGAGAGCCCCGAGAGGTTGCCGCTCACCTGCCAGCTCTTGCCCTGCTGGCTCCAGCACTCACAGCGAGACCATGGGTACCTTCCAAGGACACCTGCTGGCAGGAGTATTCTTCCTCGTATTCTCTCTCTACTATGCAGTGATGGTGTCCTTGGCCCTGCTGCGGGGCCAGAGGTTTCTCAGGCCCCCTTTGCCCCCAAGGGAGAAGCGAGGACACAGGTGGTGGCAGCGTGTACCTGTGCAAGGGACGATGAAGGTGGTCATTGCCCTGGGTGGCATCATTCCTGAGTTCTTCTACCCCCCAGGAGTAAACCGGATGAAGATAGTAGACTGGGAGGACCCTCGGCGGCCGTTCATATTTTACAACAACTGGGATCACGCCACCATGTATGGGTTCTTCATGCTCAGTGGCGTGGTGGACATCGTGAGCCAGGCATGTCAAGCATGGCAGAACGTCAAGCTGGAGCGAGCAGCCGAGGCCCTGGCCTTCTGTGTGCTGACGCTGCTGATGGCCGCCCACCTGGAGAACAAGGGCACCTTGGAGATCCGTGTGCATGTGCTGTTCTTGGTGCCCACCTTCCTGGTGAGCCTGGTGCTCACCATCGAGGTCTGGGTCCCTGACCAGCCCACACTGTGGGTGCTCAAGACCTGGCTGGGACTGGTGCTGAGCTGCTGGATGCTACAGCTCTCTGTGCTGATGTATGTTCCCCCCTCGGGGCAGCCCTGGAAGGCAGAGAACCCGGGGGACCTCGCCTTCCTCACCATCTTCTTCTGTTGGCACCTGGCCTTGGGTGCGGCCATGCTGGCTGCTATCTACAGTCTCTGCAGCCTCTGGCACCATCGCTTCTCCTCCTGGAGGGAGACCCCAGGGGTCAAGTACCAGCCGTGTCCCAGAGGCTACAGCAACGAGGAGCTGGAGAAGCTGGGGACAGAGGCCATGCTGCAAGATGGGGGCGTCTAGGTACAGAATCTGTCTCTGCGCGGTGCCTGTTGTCCGGAGAGTCTGAAGGGTGCCCACGGTGCACGCAGCCTGGAGGTCCTGGGATCTACCATGTGGCTGCCTGTCCCAGGAGTCATCTTCCTTGTTCCTAAATAAACCTTTCAGCTCCTCGGGTTACTTCAGTCTGTCCCTCTGTTCTCTCCAGGTCGGCCTCTTTCCTGCCTCACTACCTCACTGCTCCGTATGGCTCCTGACCATGGACTTCCATGATGTGAGAACAAGGAATAGGGCTTTTCTCTGACAGCTTTTGGGATCCAAGAGGAGGCAAtgaaatgaggaaatagaggGAGCCGGAGAGTCACTGGGACTCCAGGGGAGGGTTCTATCAGCTTGAGGCAGAGCTGGCTGAATACGTGCAGCTCAAATGTTTAAAGGTGTGAAAGAGGGGGGTCCGTTTTTGCATCGTGGTGAGgccttctgttttcttcacttctctctgtgtcttattTACGCTGAGTGTAGCAGGATGAAGAACCGGTTCCATTGTTGCTACAGTTGTTTTTAATCTAAACTGAATGAGGCTACTTCTGCCCTCTGCAGGAGCCAGGGATGAGGCGAAGAGGGTGACAGTCAATTGAGCAGTGGCTCAAGTCTGAGAGAATGGGGGCAAAAGAGAAAGGGCATCCCGAAGGCGGATGTAGGAAACAAGGATGactgaaatgtatttttagttgCTCGGGTTTTGCCGTGATATAAAACTCCGTTGTTCCAACTCTTTCAGTAAAGTCTATGTTACAAGTCTGTGTGTGTAGGTGTGAGTGATTCTGGGGTAAGATCAAAGAAAAGGCCCAGATTTCAGTTggtgggggcagaaggggaagaaCTGCTCTGAAACGTGGGGTGAAAAATGAGCCCAGGAGTTCTGAAGATGCAGGAACTCGGAGCTGAGAGAAAACTGAGAACGCCAGCTGCTGGGATTTGCAGAAATGTTCAGCCAGTCATTGAGCTTCTCCCAGAATGAGGAGAGAAGGTGCCAGTAAATTCCTATACTCCATGAAATACTGAAAGCTAATTCTATAAAAATACTTATCCCTGGATAGAGCCAGAAAGCCACTGCTTCTGATAGCATGAATCTGCATATGTGAGACAGATAAATCCAGCCCTTGGAgatgggaagaggcaggaagaagggTCGGGGTGCTGGCCACGGATGTAGAGAAAGGACCACAGAGCAAGGCTCTTTCTCTCGAGGCAGCCATAGTGCTGCTGCTTCTCATGCAGTTAGAAATGCTGTCCTCAGAGACCAAAGAGCTGTAGGAAGAGCAGAGAGGTGTTTGCATTTGCAAGGTAGGAGACAGGCTGCACGCTGTCATCTGAAATGTCATCGgaaccagccccccaccccccaaacacaGGGTACAGGCACATGGCAAATGGACTCTGGAAACTCCAAGatgagagctgaaggcagagaagggagtggggaaagGGATGGAAGTGGGGCAAGGGTCTGGCAGCTCACACCAGCAGGGTTTGGAGGGGGGGAACAGTGTGGATCTAGAGGAAGAGAAATGTATCTTCCTGCAGCAGTTGGAACGAGGCCAGCCCAGCTTCCTTCCCAGCAGAACAGGAACCAACCTAAGAAGAGGCCAACACCTTTCTTTCTGTCCCCATCCTAAAAAGCCCAGAAACAGAGCCAGATTTACCCTGAAGCTAATAAAGCTTAAGCTTCAGGGCTCCTCACTTTCCCTCTCCAAATGTAAAGCCCCAGGAGGGCGcatatgatcatatgattcatACGATCACTTACACTAATAAACTGACGAAGTAAGatatttgtgtattcttttttctaaagaggGACCTCCTACTTTAGGTATAACTTTAGGCTCCACAAAACCTGGCTTTGCCTCCACCCTGAAGGTGTAACACAGTTTTACTTTCAAGATGCCTTGTGATCAATGCATCTCTTAGCCTGTTACTAGAACATTCCTTATTTGAGGATAATGATAAGACACTTTCTCCTTCAACTTGGAAATAAGCAGCTTAAAATTCTAATGACAGTACCAACCTGACTGAAAACCACCTGCTAGAGTATAATCCATCAGTCAACAATTCTCTCAGTGACCTGTTGTTATCAGATGCTGGGCCTGATTCAATAAAGAGGAATCTGACAGGTTGAGGACTGGTGGCTGGGGGGAAAGGTGGGGAGTGATTTTTGGAGGTTGGTCCTGTTTATCTTCCTCTATGCTATGTGGGGGAGTTTTGTCCTGTATATCTGGCCTTTGCCCAGTGTACtagtcagggctctccagagaaacagaaccaataggatgtggatagatagaaatttttttaaggaattggtttATAAGACTAAGACATCTAACAAGTCCAAACTGGGCAGGGCAGGCCAGCAGcccagagacccagggaagagttaATGTTGCCATCTGGAGTCTGAAGGTAGCCTAAAGGCAGAATTCCTTCCTGCTTAGAACACCTCAGTCTGGTCTTTTAGGGCCTTTAGCTGATTAGGCGAGGCCCACTGAATTTTGGAGGGCAATCTGCTTACTCAAAATCTAGGgattaaatgttaatcacatctaaaaacACTGCAAGGAACATCTAAATCAGTGTTTGACCAAACAGCTGAGTGCCATGGTCTAGccaaactgacacataaaattaaccattatacTCAGCATATGGGAACATGGCCACTCCAACATAatttttccactgtgtttgtcgTGACTTTGGAGACCTTCCCAAATcaacttcattttaaaagaacttctttgagggggcgcctaggtggctcagtcgttgagtgtctgccttcagctcaggtcatgatcccagggtcctgggatcaagccctgcatcaggctcctgctcagtgggaagcctgcttctccctctcccattctccctgcttgtgttccctctcttgctgtctctctctctctctgtcaaataaataaataaaatatttttaaaaataaataaataaaagaacttcttcgcggtgcctgggtggcccagtcagctaagcatctgactcttgatttcagctcaggttatgatctcagggttgtaagatcagagcctcatgtcaggctccacactgggcatggagcctgcttaagattctctatctctccctctacCCCGCCCCACTTactatctctaaataaataaataaatacgggGTGGAGGataggataactgggtgatgggtgttaaggacagcacgggatgtaatgagcactgggtttttttttgtttgtcttttggtttctgggtttttttttaaagattccacttattcacttgacagacagagatcacaagtaggcagagtggcaggtagagaggcagagagaggaggaagcagactccctgttgagcagagagcccgatgcggggctcgatcccaggaccctgggatcatgacctgagctgaaggcagaggctctaacccactgagccacccaggtgccctgagcactgggttttatatgcaactgatgcatcactgaactctgcctctgaaactaataatacagtatatgttaattgaatttaaataaaatagataaataaaaaacaaataaataaataagagaactTCATCATTATAAGTTCTGATTGCAGTGTGATCATGACCATATAGGGCTATCtggccttcctccctttcctgttCCCTCAGAGAAAGAAGTGGAACGTATACAAGtaagtgacatttatttttaaagattaaaataatgtttagagagtttttttattattattcatagtATACATTTTAGACATCTTACAATatagcaaaaaatatttttaagtgttttgaaaTCTACCATTCTGCTCCCACCCAGAATTAATGACTGCCTGGGAGGGCTAAAAGAGGAGGAAGTTATTTCGATCAGAGTGGATGATAGGGTTTCTATATCAGAGATGAGCCCTTTCTTGGTGATGATGAGGGATGTGCCTGATGACTAAGGTGTGGATGAGTAAAGAGGCTTGGAGGTTAAGGTCACTAGAAGATGAAGAAATCCACAGCTGGGAATCTAGAATTGtgggaaggaatggaggaaggaTCATGACAGGGCTGGGAAGATGGCAGTGTTGGGTTGGAGGGCCCCAGAGCCCAGTCTCCAGTGAATCTGGGGTGTGTGCATGGGGGGAGACCTAAGGCATCAAAGAGGGCAGAAGACAGAAAGTATGGCTAGCATGAGCTTCAAGAAGGAAGTGATTGGGTTAAGCAGAAATGGTAACACCTACCCCACAAAGGTATTGCGAGAAATAAATGAGGTGTTGCATAGGTAACACTTAATTCAGAGCTTGGGG
Coding sequences within it:
- the LOC123939852 gene encoding transmembrane epididymal protein 1A-like codes for the protein MGTFQGHLLAGVFFLVFSLYYAVMVSLALLRGQRFLRPPLPPREKRGHRWWQRVPVQGTMKVVIALGGIIPEFFYPPGVNRMKIVDWEDPRRPFIFYNNWDHATMYGFFMLSGVVDIVSQACQAWQNVKLERAAEALAFCVLTLLMAAHLENKGTLEIRVHVLFLVPTFLVSLVLTIEVWVPDQPTLWVLKTWLGLVLSCWMLQLSVLMYVPPSGQPWKAENPGDLAFLTIFFCWHLALGAAMLAAIYSLCSLWHHRFSSWRETPGVKYQPCPRGYSNEELEKLGTEAMLQDGGV